In the genome of Gloeotrichia echinulata CP02, one region contains:
- the dapA gene encoding 4-hydroxy-tetrahydrodipicolinate synthase encodes MGDFGRVLTAMITPFKPDGSVNYDVAAELAAHLANNGTDTLVVCGTTGESPTLTWDEEYQLFVEVLQSVAGKAQVIAGCGSNSTKEAIAATQKAAKIGVHGSLQVVPYYNKPPQAGLYQHFQAVAQACPDLPMLLYNVPGRTGQNLNADTVARLAKIDNIVGIKEASGNLDQASEIRRLTPQEFQIYAGDDSLTLPLLAIGAKGVVSVASHLVGNQLQQMIQAFSEGKTQVATNIHLQLFPLFKALFVTTNPIPVKSALKLQGWEVGSTRPPLCDADSEVSQKLEVVLKELSLV; translated from the coding sequence GTGGGAGATTTTGGCAGAGTTTTAACCGCTATGATTACGCCGTTTAAACCAGACGGGAGTGTCAACTATGATGTAGCGGCAGAACTAGCAGCACATCTAGCTAACAATGGTACAGATACATTGGTAGTGTGTGGGACAACAGGAGAATCCCCTACCCTGACTTGGGACGAGGAATACCAGTTGTTTGTAGAAGTATTGCAGTCCGTAGCAGGAAAAGCCCAGGTGATAGCAGGATGTGGTTCCAATTCTACAAAAGAAGCGATCGCCGCTACCCAAAAGGCAGCTAAAATAGGAGTACATGGTTCTTTACAAGTAGTTCCGTATTACAACAAACCGCCCCAAGCTGGACTTTATCAGCACTTTCAGGCGGTAGCACAAGCCTGTCCCGACCTACCGATGTTGTTATATAACGTTCCTGGTCGAACCGGTCAAAATCTCAATGCCGACACAGTTGCCCGATTAGCTAAAATTGATAATATAGTTGGCATTAAAGAAGCTAGTGGCAATTTAGACCAAGCGAGTGAAATTCGTCGCTTGACACCACAAGAATTTCAGATTTACGCTGGAGATGATTCTTTAACCCTGCCCTTGTTAGCGATCGGGGCAAAGGGTGTGGTCAGTGTGGCTTCTCATCTGGTAGGAAACCAACTACAGCAGATGATCCAAGCTTTTAGTGAGGGTAAAACTCAAGTCGCCACCAACATCCATCTCCAACTTTTCCCCTTGTTTAAAGCTTTATTTGTAACGACAAATCCCATTCCGGTGAAAAGCGCTTTGAAACTTCAAGGTTGGGAGGTTGGTTCCACTCGTCCACCACTATGCGACGCTGACTCAGAGGTCAGTCAAAAGTTAGAGGTGGTACTGAAAGAACTTAGTTTAGTCTAA
- a CDS encoding Mo-dependent nitrogenase C-terminal domain-containing protein, with translation MKVFHNTTKRIFLASWVSINPSEASNTHLPQQQDSSFKRYCDILQPLRQRVDSIQVQDRQLAHRLCKVIPAQCPFERDVKLFGKTIFHIPPMCKLNPLYEEVVGLRFRALCYLADECGEDVSQYC, from the coding sequence ATGAAGGTATTTCATAATACCACAAAAAGAATTTTTCTTGCAAGCTGGGTATCGATAAATCCATCAGAAGCGAGTAACACTCATCTACCCCAGCAGCAAGATTCTAGTTTCAAGCGTTATTGTGATATTTTGCAACCCCTACGACAGCGGGTAGACAGCATTCAAGTCCAAGATCGCCAATTAGCTCATCGCTTGTGCAAAGTGATCCCGGCTCAATGTCCTTTTGAGCGCGATGTCAAATTGTTCGGTAAGACCATATTTCATATTCCTCCCATGTGTAAGCTCAACCCCTTATATGAAGAAGTAGTGGGCTTACGTTTCCGAGCGCTGTGCTATCTAGCGGACGAATGCGGCGAGGATGTATCGCAGTATTGTTGA
- a CDS encoding Uma2 family endonuclease, with translation MTQVISKLVNFDEFITWYPNNGIPYELHNGTIVEMAPPTGDHEKVVAFLARKLTVEFDRLALPYAIPKTAFVRPPKAESAYSPDVLLLNLDHLNNEPLWQKSSTVSQSASVPLVIEVVSTNWRDDYHKKYADYEQMGIAEYWIADYAALGGRNFIGNPKSPTIFVCQLIDGEYQMNHFRGNAAIVSPTFPQLNLTAQQIFDAAL, from the coding sequence ATGACACAAGTTATATCAAAGCTAGTAAATTTTGATGAATTTATAACCTGGTATCCCAACAACGGAATACCCTATGAATTACACAATGGAACAATTGTTGAGATGGCACCACCAACAGGCGATCATGAGAAAGTTGTGGCATTTTTAGCACGTAAACTAACTGTGGAGTTTGACAGACTTGCACTACCCTATGCGATTCCTAAAACTGCATTTGTTAGACCACCTAAAGCTGAGTCAGCTTATTCACCTGATGTCTTGTTATTAAATCTTGATCATCTTAATAATGAACCCTTGTGGCAAAAATCATCAACAGTCAGCCAAAGTGCATCAGTTCCTTTAGTAATTGAAGTAGTTAGTACCAATTGGCGTGATGATTACCACAAAAAATATGCTGATTATGAACAAATGGGTATAGCTGAATATTGGATTGCTGATTATGCTGCGTTGGGTGGACGTAATTTTATTGGCAATCCTAAAAGTCCTACTATATTTGTATGCCAGCTTATTGATGGTGAATACCAAATGAATCATTTTAGAGGTAATGCTGCAATTGTTTCCCCTACTTTTCCTCAACTAAATTTAACTGCTCAACAGATTTTTGATGCGGCTTTGTAG
- a CDS encoding Bpu10I family restriction endonuclease has protein sequence MLVHGANLSTKENHKTKYKDSVSKQYLAEIRSKYNNWHKQNIDLVGPCLIGHETDIETVKQRVAFFEEYKNFIDQQNYAEKFDSRSNLHSSALEEFLYYLFKDMVSDFGDRALMGKSHTFKDIFFAAPSYAKMLETPYARIEKKDHDFVIGVTVLASLQTSKSGLSTIQVDDSDSEKQTEVVNDSEEKASDILKELEQNRNKRIDSGVVVPAESLSAFSKTLNAGNSEEHFFDIPVVAIECKTYLDKTMLEGSSRAAEEVKARNPNGLYIVVMEWLKLSDAVNLRKYKVDQIYVLRKQKNTDREYRYLDNYVKNPIDHHVVWHLFDSVRKHLTTDWAGGVEQGLKRGWLI, from the coding sequence ATGCTAGTACATGGAGCAAATTTAAGTACAAAAGAGAATCATAAAACCAAGTATAAGGATTCTGTAAGTAAACAATATTTAGCTGAAATTCGGTCTAAATATAATAATTGGCACAAGCAGAATATAGATTTAGTAGGTCCTTGTCTGATTGGCCATGAGACTGATATAGAAACAGTAAAACAACGTGTAGCTTTTTTTGAGGAATATAAAAACTTTATTGATCAACAGAATTATGCTGAAAAATTTGACTCTAGATCAAACTTACACTCAAGTGCTTTAGAAGAGTTTTTATACTATTTGTTTAAGGATATGGTGAGTGATTTTGGAGACCGGGCACTGATGGGTAAATCTCATACTTTCAAGGATATTTTCTTTGCGGCTCCCAGTTACGCCAAAATGTTGGAGACACCTTACGCAAGAATTGAGAAAAAAGATCATGATTTTGTTATAGGAGTCACAGTTTTAGCTTCTTTGCAGACCAGTAAATCTGGTTTATCCACGATACAAGTTGATGATTCAGATTCCGAAAAACAAACTGAAGTAGTAAATGATTCAGAAGAAAAAGCTTCAGACATTCTCAAAGAATTAGAGCAAAATAGAAACAAGAGAATAGACAGCGGAGTGGTAGTACCTGCTGAAAGCTTATCGGCATTTAGTAAAACGTTGAATGCTGGTAATTCAGAAGAGCATTTCTTTGATATTCCTGTAGTTGCAATAGAGTGCAAAACCTATCTTGATAAAACAATGTTAGAAGGCTCATCCAGAGCAGCCGAAGAAGTGAAGGCTCGAAATCCAAACGGATTATATATTGTGGTGATGGAGTGGCTCAAGCTTTCTGATGCAGTTAATTTACGAAAATACAAAGTTGATCAAATTTATGTCTTACGTAAACAAAAAAACACCGATAGAGAATATAGATACCTTGATAACTACGTTAAGAATCCAATTGATCATCATGTAGTGTGGCATCTGTTTGATAGTGTACGGAAACACTTAACTACAGACTGGGCAGGTGGTGTAGAGCAAGGACTCAAACGTGGTTGGCTGATTTAA
- a CDS encoding DNA cytosine methyltransferase: MLKVLDLFAGAGGFSLGFKLAGNIIIGAIEEDQWAAETFAYNHKDAKVLVGNIQKFSDEYLIGEFKKNLPDVILGSPPCQGYSICRKNSGDPKDPRNSLFLEFIRVGNLFKPELLIMENVPELIKAKTILGEPVIEIIKVELERIGYHVYINILEAFRYGIPQIRRRLFIIASRYPMKRPFPEATHYFPDSEQLQIFDSTLKLCPTLWDAISDLPDINAREGKEEMKYDREPINEYQHQIRLGSQKVYNHVAMKHSRRTIERFELMSWGDSLADVPYHLRPYKRSSNGIISERVYDQNSRRLHPHKLCHTIPASFYANFVHPYKNRNFTAREGARIQSFPDWFVFKGKPTVVSHKLLQREGRTDEKHLCQYNQIGNAVPPLLGKLIAENIQK; encoded by the coding sequence TTGCTAAAAGTACTTGATTTATTTGCAGGTGCTGGTGGATTTAGTCTGGGGTTTAAGCTGGCAGGAAATATCATTATAGGAGCCATAGAAGAAGACCAATGGGCTGCGGAAACGTTTGCATATAATCACAAAGACGCCAAAGTACTTGTTGGAAATATACAAAAATTTTCAGATGAATACTTGATTGGTGAGTTTAAAAAAAATTTACCTGATGTTATTTTAGGTAGTCCACCCTGTCAGGGATACTCAATATGTAGAAAAAATTCTGGTGATCCAAAAGACCCTAGAAACTCTCTTTTTCTAGAATTTATAAGAGTTGGAAATTTATTCAAACCGGAGTTATTAATTATGGAGAACGTGCCTGAACTCATCAAGGCTAAGACCATCTTAGGAGAGCCTGTTATTGAAATTATAAAAGTAGAACTAGAACGAATTGGATATCATGTATACATTAATATCCTGGAAGCTTTTAGATATGGGATACCACAAATAAGACGTAGACTCTTTATTATTGCATCTCGTTATCCGATGAAAAGACCTTTCCCAGAGGCTACTCACTATTTTCCAGATAGTGAACAGTTACAAATTTTTGATTCTACACTCAAATTATGTCCCACATTATGGGATGCCATTTCAGATTTACCTGATATAAATGCTAGAGAAGGTAAGGAAGAAATGAAATATGATAGAGAACCTATTAATGAGTATCAGCATCAAATCCGACTTGGTTCACAAAAAGTCTACAACCACGTAGCAATGAAACATTCAAGGCGAACTATAGAACGTTTTGAATTAATGTCTTGGGGAGACTCACTGGCTGATGTTCCCTACCATTTAAGACCCTATAAAAGAAGTAGTAATGGAATTATCTCTGAAAGGGTATACGATCAAAACAGTAGAAGATTACATCCACATAAACTTTGTCATACTATTCCTGCATCATTTTATGCAAATTTTGTACATCCATATAAAAATAGGAATTTTACTGCTAGAGAGGGCGCAAGAATTCAATCATTTCCAGATTGGTTTGTCTTTAAGGGTAAACCGACAGTTGTAAGTCATAAGCTACTTCAAAGGGAAGGTAGAACAGATGAAAAACATCTCTGCCAATATAATCAAATTGGTAATGCTGTACCGCCACTCTTAGGAAAATTAATTGCTGAAAATATTCAGAAATAA
- a CDS encoding ribonuclease J, which produces MAKNEANSALKIIPLGGLHEIGKNTCVFEYDEEIVLLDAGLAFPTDAMHGVNIVLPDTTYLRENRHKIKGMIVTHGHEDHIGGIAFHLKQFEIPVIYGPRLAMAMLEGKLEEAGVRDRTELRSVLPRDVVRIGKHFFVEYIRNTHSIADSFTVAIHTPLGIVIHTGDFKIDHTPVDGEQFDLQRLAEHGEKGVLCLLSDSTNSEVPGFTPSERSVYPNLDRVFYQATGRLFVTTFASSVHRINMILDLAKKQNRVVTVVGRSMLNLIAHARNLGYIKCEDNLLQPLQSIRNLPDERVLILTTGSQGEPMSAMTRIANKEHPHIRIREGDTVVFSANPIPGNTIAVVNTIDKLMVQGAKVVYGREKGIHVSGHGCQEDQKLMLALTRPKFFVPFHGEHRMLVKHAETAQSMGIPAENMIIIQNGDVVELTENSIRVAGKVPSGIELVDTTSSGMVSAKVLQERQRMASEGIVTIAAAIDWHGKLLAKPEIHLRGVVTSIERSLLQKWVQQRIEEILGVRWSEFTQPKEGEQTDVDWGGLQATLERELQRSIRRELQCQPTVTLLMQIPDEPPVKVADGRRRRTRTAAQVAS; this is translated from the coding sequence ATGGCTAAAAACGAAGCTAACTCCGCCCTCAAAATTATTCCTTTGGGCGGCTTGCATGAAATTGGTAAAAATACCTGTGTTTTCGAGTACGATGAGGAAATTGTCCTGTTAGATGCCGGTTTGGCATTTCCCACAGACGCGATGCATGGGGTAAACATTGTGCTACCTGATACGACGTATCTCCGGGAAAATAGGCATAAAATTAAAGGCATGATCGTTACTCACGGTCATGAAGACCATATCGGCGGGATTGCTTTTCACCTCAAGCAATTTGAAATCCCCGTGATTTATGGACCGAGACTAGCAATGGCCATGCTAGAAGGAAAATTAGAAGAAGCGGGAGTCCGCGATCGCACAGAGTTAAGATCAGTCCTACCCCGTGATGTCGTGCGAATTGGCAAACATTTCTTTGTCGAATACATTCGCAATACCCACTCCATCGCCGATAGCTTTACTGTGGCTATCCATACACCCCTAGGTATAGTCATCCACACAGGGGATTTTAAAATTGACCACACCCCAGTCGATGGTGAACAATTTGACTTACAACGGCTAGCAGAACATGGTGAAAAAGGCGTGCTTTGTCTTTTGAGTGATTCAACTAACTCGGAAGTACCCGGATTTACGCCTTCGGAACGTTCCGTTTACCCCAACCTTGATCGGGTATTCTATCAAGCCACAGGACGACTATTTGTCACTACCTTCGCCTCCAGCGTCCATCGCATCAACATGATTTTGGATCTGGCGAAGAAGCAGAACCGTGTAGTCACCGTGGTCGGGCGTTCCATGTTGAATTTAATTGCTCATGCCCGTAACCTTGGATACATCAAGTGTGAGGATAACCTGTTGCAACCCTTGCAAAGTATCCGCAATCTACCGGACGAAAGGGTGTTAATTTTAACTACTGGCTCCCAGGGTGAACCAATGTCAGCAATGACGCGCATTGCCAACAAAGAACACCCCCATATTAGAATTCGCGAAGGCGATACAGTAGTATTCTCCGCCAACCCGATTCCCGGAAATACTATCGCAGTCGTCAACACCATCGATAAATTGATGGTACAGGGAGCAAAAGTAGTCTACGGTCGCGAAAAAGGAATTCACGTTTCTGGTCACGGCTGTCAAGAAGACCAAAAACTGATGCTGGCCTTAACTAGACCCAAATTCTTTGTCCCATTTCACGGCGAACATCGGATGCTAGTCAAGCACGCCGAAACCGCTCAAAGTATGGGTATCCCCGCAGAAAACATGATCATTATCCAAAATGGGGATGTCGTAGAATTAACCGAAAATTCCATCCGCGTCGCTGGTAAAGTACCATCAGGTATTGAACTGGTGGATACTACTAGTTCGGGTATGGTCAGCGCCAAAGTGTTGCAAGAAAGACAACGTATGGCTTCAGAAGGGATTGTTACCATCGCCGCCGCTATTGATTGGCATGGTAAACTACTGGCGAAACCAGAAATTCACCTGCGGGGTGTCGTCACCAGTATCGAGCGATCGCTCCTGCAAAAATGGGTACAACAGCGCATTGAAGAAATATTGGGCGTTCGCTGGTCAGAATTTACCCAACCGAAAGAAGGTGAGCAAACCGATGTAGACTGGGGTGGATTGCAAGCAACTTTAGAGCGAGAATTACAACGCTCAATTCGCCGGGAATTGCAATGTCAACCAACGGTGACTTTGTTGATGCAAATTCCTGATGAACCGCCGGTGAAGGTTGCTGATGGGAGAAGAAGGCGCACTCGCACTGCAGCGCAGGTAGCATCTTAG